A stretch of Caenibius tardaugens NBRC 16725 DNA encodes these proteins:
- a CDS encoding DNA-processing protein DprA: protein MSMRLALNDSGPALAPISPRRELGAYEALWLEKGATFKTLADRFALDAEALPSDFVPAKLAEQCAAEVMAKLKKAGVHQFGVRIHHAGDYPAKLRDARHPVELLYYRGAWEITETRCVAVVGSREASPDGIRRAERLARELVDRDFTVVSGLAKGVDSAAHRGAIARGGRTISVVGTPLGSCYPKENADLQEEIARDHLLISQVPALRYAKQAPQHNRLFFPERNVTMSALTEGTIIVEAGDTSGTLTQARAALHQGRKLFILDNCFQRTDITWPARFEAEGAVRVKTPDDIWSALG from the coding sequence ATGAGCATGCGTCTCGCCCTTAACGATTCAGGACCAGCGCTGGCGCCAATCTCGCCGCGCCGAGAGCTCGGCGCCTATGAGGCCCTGTGGCTGGAAAAGGGCGCGACCTTCAAAACCCTGGCCGATCGCTTTGCGCTCGATGCCGAAGCGCTTCCGTCCGACTTCGTGCCCGCCAAGCTTGCCGAGCAGTGCGCGGCCGAGGTGATGGCAAAGCTCAAGAAGGCCGGTGTCCATCAGTTTGGCGTCCGCATCCATCATGCCGGCGACTATCCCGCAAAGCTGCGCGACGCGCGCCACCCAGTCGAGCTTCTCTATTATCGCGGCGCCTGGGAGATCACCGAAACCCGGTGCGTGGCCGTCGTCGGCAGCCGCGAGGCCTCGCCCGACGGTATCCGTCGCGCCGAGCGGCTTGCGCGCGAACTCGTCGATCGCGATTTCACGGTCGTCTCTGGCCTTGCCAAGGGCGTCGATTCGGCCGCCCATCGAGGCGCGATCGCGCGCGGCGGACGCACCATTTCCGTGGTCGGGACGCCGCTTGGATCCTGCTACCCCAAGGAGAATGCCGATCTGCAAGAGGAGATCGCCCGCGATCATCTGCTGATCTCGCAGGTGCCGGCTCTTCGCTACGCCAAGCAGGCACCGCAGCATAACCGGCTTTTCTTCCCCGAGCGCAATGTCACTATGAGCGCTCTCACCGAGGGCACGATCATCGTCGAGGCTGGCGATACGTCGGGCACGCTGACCCAGGCGCGCGCCGCGCTCCATCAGGGCCGCAAGCTCTTCATTCTCGACAATTGCTTCCAGCGGACGGACATCACGTGGCCAGCCCGCTTCGAAGCCGAAGGTGCAGTGCGCGTGAAGACGCCCGACGACATCTGGAGCGCCCTTGGTTGA
- a CDS encoding ParB/RepB/Spo0J family partition protein — MNAVTETIAAQSVTGVEIFVPLNKLKKSPRNARKVPHGEAAIEALAASIHHKGLIQNLVIEPELKADGPPTGFYFVTAGEGRRLAQLLRVKRKQIRKTEPVRCWLDTSNDPSEISLDENITRTNMHPADQFERFHELSTNRGWGAEEIGARFGVSPEVVKRRLRLGAISPKLMDIYRQDGLTLDQLAAFAITDDHARQEQVFENLSYNKEPWIIRRDLTASHVPADDRRALFIGAEAYTEEGGHIIRDLFTEDDGGYFEDAGLLDLLVTEKLREMATGVLAEGWKWAETSTDFPHDHGMRRYYPQGVALSDADKDRLVDATAEYDSLMQGYDAYEDMPGDVVAKVKALDAEIDAIEQKQYAYDPEVIARGGVFVCLGSNGAARIERGFVKAEDEPQPEPDNELAADDEAETIEAGEDRDDAEDSEDEETDSGKPLSDALVRDLTAHRTLGLRLALGEQPDIAMIALTDALVSDLFYHGQGKSCFELRVSSEPLGSHADGIGDTAAAEALDARHDAWGAQLPADADDLWTFITAMDSQSRNELLAHCVSLTVNAVKLPWERSMNRIAAAGVLAQAVDLDMTRHWTPTARSYFGRVTKAQIGMAVREAVSQEAAERIAPMKKVDMAGEAEQLVTGTGWLPALLRTAASSAEPEAVADMEAGTDEPLSDPQTPNIEGDSGEDAYAIAAE, encoded by the coding sequence ATGAACGCTGTAACCGAAACCATCGCCGCGCAGTCCGTTACGGGCGTTGAAATCTTTGTCCCGCTGAACAAGCTGAAAAAGTCCCCGCGCAATGCCCGCAAGGTGCCGCATGGCGAGGCCGCGATCGAGGCGCTGGCCGCATCGATCCATCACAAGGGGCTGATCCAGAACCTCGTCATTGAACCCGAGTTGAAGGCGGATGGCCCACCGACCGGCTTCTATTTCGTCACCGCTGGCGAAGGTCGCAGGCTGGCGCAGTTACTGCGCGTGAAGCGCAAACAGATCAGGAAGACCGAGCCCGTGCGCTGCTGGCTCGATACGAGCAACGACCCGTCTGAAATCAGTCTGGACGAAAACATCACCCGCACCAATATGCACCCCGCCGACCAGTTCGAGCGCTTCCATGAGCTATCGACCAATCGTGGCTGGGGTGCGGAAGAGATCGGGGCGCGGTTTGGCGTATCTCCCGAAGTGGTGAAGCGGCGGCTTCGCCTTGGCGCGATCAGTCCGAAGCTGATGGATATCTACCGGCAGGACGGTTTGACGCTCGACCAGTTGGCAGCCTTCGCCATCACCGATGACCATGCCCGGCAGGAACAGGTGTTCGAGAACCTGTCCTACAACAAGGAACCGTGGATCATCCGGCGCGACCTTACCGCCAGCCATGTGCCTGCCGATGACCGACGTGCGCTGTTCATCGGAGCCGAAGCCTATACCGAAGAGGGTGGCCATATCATCCGCGACCTCTTCACCGAAGACGATGGCGGCTACTTCGAGGATGCGGGCCTGCTGGACCTGCTGGTAACGGAGAAGCTGCGCGAGATGGCGACCGGCGTTCTGGCCGAGGGCTGGAAATGGGCCGAGACGTCCACCGACTTCCCGCACGATCATGGCATGCGCCGTTATTATCCGCAGGGTGTTGCCCTGTCCGATGCCGATAAGGATCGGCTGGTTGATGCCACGGCGGAATATGACAGCCTGATGCAGGGCTATGATGCCTATGAGGACATGCCCGGGGACGTGGTGGCGAAGGTCAAGGCGCTGGACGCCGAGATCGATGCCATCGAGCAGAAGCAATATGCCTATGATCCCGAGGTCATTGCCCGTGGCGGTGTGTTCGTCTGTCTCGGATCGAATGGGGCCGCACGGATTGAGCGCGGGTTCGTGAAAGCCGAGGACGAGCCGCAGCCGGAACCGGACAACGAACTTGCGGCAGATGACGAGGCAGAAACCATCGAAGCCGGCGAGGATCGGGACGATGCGGAGGACAGCGAGGACGAGGAAACCGATAGCGGCAAGCCCTTGTCGGATGCTCTTGTCCGCGACCTGACCGCACATCGCACGTTGGGCCTTCGTCTTGCGCTGGGCGAACAGCCGGACATCGCCATGATCGCACTGACCGATGCGCTGGTGTCGGACCTGTTCTATCATGGACAGGGCAAGTCTTGCTTTGAGCTTCGCGTGAGCAGCGAGCCGCTTGGCAGCCATGCCGATGGCATTGGTGACACCGCCGCCGCCGAAGCACTGGACGCACGGCATGACGCATGGGGCGCACAGCTTCCCGCCGATGCGGATGACCTCTGGACCTTCATCACTGCGATGGACAGCCAAAGCCGCAACGAATTGCTGGCGCATTGCGTGTCGCTCACCGTCAATGCGGTGAAACTGCCATGGGAACGGTCGATGAACCGGATTGCTGCGGCAGGTGTTCTGGCACAGGCCGTGGACCTCGACATGACCCGGCACTGGACGCCGACGGCGCGCAGTTACTTTGGGCGCGTGACCAAGGCGCAGATTGGCATGGCTGTGCGTGAAGCCGTATCGCAGGAAGCCGCCGAGCGTATCGCTCCGATGAAGAAGGTGGATATGGCCGGGGAAGCCGAACAGCTTGTTACCGGAACGGGATGGCTGCCTGCCTTGCTGCGCACGGCGGCCAGCAGCGCCGAACCAGAAGCGGTGGCGGATATGGAGGCCGGGACGGATGAACCGCTGTCCGACCCGCAGACTCCCAATATCGAAGGAGACAGCGGCGAAGACGCTTATGCCATAGCGGCGGAATAA
- a CDS encoding DUF736 domain-containing protein — MAIIGTFTTSDAGFTGTLRTLTLTVPVAVRRVEKDSDKAPDFRVYRTDDGYEFGAAWQKISREDRPYASVKLDDPSLPAPIYASLIESDVAGQFNLIWSR, encoded by the coding sequence ATGGCTATCATCGGCACTTTCACCACCAGCGACGCAGGCTTCACTGGCACGCTGCGTACCCTGACACTCACCGTCCCCGTCGCAGTACGCCGTGTTGAGAAGGACAGCGACAAGGCTCCCGACTTCCGTGTTTACCGGACCGATGACGGTTATGAGTTCGGTGCGGCCTGGCAGAAGATCAGCCGCGAGGATCGGCCCTACGCCTCGGTGAAGCTGGATGATCCCAGCCTGCCCGCACCGATCTACGCCAGCCTGATCGAAAGCGATGTGGCTGGCCAGTTCAACCTCATCTGGTCGCGATAG
- a CDS encoding S1 family peptidase, giving the protein MDFKKSPFHETYIRAAGAVAYVAVVDSKGDEGIGSCFHIGNGIFVTARHVVEGLTIKEVATTKSAYPKEEANSASIAPCRLTIVEGPHFGPENIDVAVFRVDVGNTPLPAISVSQHTEYDLEEHDLVLADILILGYPPIPYTTIPVQVATLGQINAVVRVRHSPASHFIASTMARGGFSGGVALDRSGIALALVTESLGTDKSLVETGYNSLLSITPAVDLAAEKYGFSLSYGEPGRYSETLVAMRFSKHETTSLSSYVYDAHIYVMDDNRDVFVEMTCNDDGVLQAALDAFAAIVSPRVHKRETGLVWFTPADNPAPAKLIAAAHSARAQFLASRYLEVATEHSNWQLDTWRGD; this is encoded by the coding sequence ATGGACTTTAAGAAAAGCCCGTTTCACGAAACCTATATTCGCGCAGCCGGAGCTGTCGCCTATGTTGCCGTTGTGGATTCAAAGGGCGATGAGGGCATCGGCTCCTGCTTCCACATCGGTAACGGGATATTCGTCACCGCGCGCCATGTCGTCGAAGGCCTGACAATCAAGGAAGTCGCAACTACCAAGTCTGCCTACCCGAAGGAGGAAGCCAACTCCGCCTCGATCGCCCCGTGCCGGCTGACAATCGTAGAAGGCCCACATTTCGGGCCCGAGAACATCGACGTCGCCGTCTTCCGCGTCGATGTCGGTAACACGCCACTGCCAGCGATCTCAGTGAGCCAGCACACCGAGTATGACCTCGAGGAGCACGATCTCGTCCTCGCCGACATCCTCATCCTCGGATACCCGCCGATCCCGTACACGACCATTCCTGTGCAGGTCGCGACGCTGGGGCAAATCAACGCGGTCGTGCGCGTCCGACATTCACCTGCGAGCCACTTCATCGCCTCCACCATGGCGCGCGGGGGCTTCAGCGGCGGCGTCGCGCTCGACCGCTCCGGTATCGCGCTGGCGCTCGTCACGGAAAGCCTCGGTACAGACAAATCGCTGGTCGAGACCGGCTATAACAGCCTGCTTTCCATCACGCCGGCGGTAGATCTTGCCGCGGAAAAGTACGGCTTCAGTCTGAGCTATGGCGAGCCCGGACGATACTCTGAGACGCTCGTGGCGATGCGCTTTTCAAAGCATGAAACCACCAGCCTCAGCTCCTATGTCTACGACGCACACATTTATGTGATGGATGATAATCGCGACGTCTTCGTGGAAATGACATGCAACGACGATGGCGTCCTGCAAGCGGCGCTCGACGCCTTCGCCGCCATCGTCTCACCGCGTGTTCATAAGCGCGAAACCGGTCTCGTCTGGTTCACACCGGCCGACAATCCTGCGCCGGCTAAGCTGATCGCGGCAGCTCATTCCGCCCGCGCTCAGTTCTTGGCGTCGCGCTATCTCGAGGTAGCCACCGAGCACAGCAATTGGCAACTCGATACTTGGCGGGGCGATTGA
- a CDS encoding DNA-processing protein DprA, translating into MDRPSHDGSPDRVSDVHAATALTPPSAGTIDEERAFLALATVRGIGQKTLFAMADDKRSFSDALEYGPEASNPAGSDGKSISERHWSRVRGHALEQGDRLAKHLEALGIGLLFRGSPGFPSALLDLERPPHWLFVQGSVERLAEPSIAIVGTRKPSADGFFLSRYVGACLGEWGVPTVSGLAAGIDQLAHEHSLRAGVPTIAVLGTGMLEDYPKGSGRLRDHILATGGAIVSEYLPTASYSAENFVQRNRLQAALGRILIPAEWNRRSGTAHTVRFATALGRPIACLRLPEWPDERVVLERGMGLPTGEIFTIPHDQGRFDAFVRSAIGKSSPAQLGQLSLFGDS; encoded by the coding sequence ATGGATCGGCCAAGCCACGACGGATCGCCAGACCGTGTCAGCGACGTCCATGCGGCGACCGCGCTCACCCCGCCGAGCGCGGGTACGATCGACGAGGAGCGTGCCTTTCTCGCTCTCGCGACGGTGCGGGGCATTGGTCAGAAAACCCTGTTCGCCATGGCCGACGACAAAAGATCGTTCAGCGATGCGCTCGAATATGGGCCAGAGGCGTCCAACCCGGCAGGCAGCGACGGCAAGTCCATCTCAGAGCGGCACTGGTCGCGGGTTCGCGGGCATGCGCTTGAACAGGGTGACCGCCTGGCCAAGCATCTCGAAGCGCTCGGCATCGGTCTGCTCTTTCGGGGCTCCCCCGGCTTTCCCTCCGCCTTGCTCGACCTTGAACGCCCGCCGCACTGGCTTTTCGTGCAGGGCAGCGTCGAGCGCCTTGCCGAGCCGTCCATTGCGATCGTCGGTACCCGCAAGCCCAGCGCCGACGGCTTCTTCCTGTCACGCTATGTGGGCGCTTGTCTCGGCGAATGGGGTGTACCGACCGTCAGTGGCCTCGCGGCCGGCATCGATCAGCTGGCGCATGAACACTCGCTACGCGCTGGCGTGCCGACGATCGCGGTGCTGGGCACCGGCATGCTCGAAGACTATCCCAAGGGCTCAGGTCGACTGCGCGATCATATTCTGGCGACTGGCGGCGCGATCGTCAGCGAGTATCTACCAACAGCGTCCTACAGCGCCGAGAATTTCGTCCAGCGCAACCGGCTCCAGGCGGCGCTCGGCCGGATCCTGATCCCAGCCGAATGGAATCGCCGCAGCGGCACGGCCCATACGGTCCGCTTCGCGACCGCGCTCGGGCGGCCTATTGCCTGCCTGCGGTTGCCTGAGTGGCCGGACGAGCGCGTGGTGCTGGAGCGCGGCATGGGGCTTCCGACCGGCGAAATTTTCACCATACCGCACGACCAGGGACGGTTCGACGCCTTCGTCCGGTCGGCGATCGGCAAGTCTTCACCTGCCCAGTTGGGTCAACTTTCGCTATTTGGGGATAGCTAG
- a CDS encoding nucleoid-associated protein, translated as MPLENLTIRRASLHEVHRRGDDRNIVPPTYATELFELNAAGLATFQKRVQQAFQSDAKCLRMTINAHAAGSVAAIGVDLIAANDADFVTQSQAMADLLAAAQTSRGYPGGLVVTFDGTVGHPVRRFFGIMKAEMHEAFLKGENLQASFVDSVFLSPKTKLYKIGLFVAADEPPRALPGGWNATVYDSQLTAAARDGAALYFHETFLGLAFPENSAQQTKHFYQKTREFIASAALPEEEKVDLYNGLYSYLKLDREPTVQVATFAERFMSEEVGDDYQRHMRRERFPEEAIQKDISEIAGGMRIRKLRFGGQITLSGPAQAISDQVQVTPIDGPEGEQWTQITVHSRLESQQ; from the coding sequence ATGCCACTAGAAAATCTGACGATTCGTCGCGCGAGCTTGCACGAAGTTCATCGCCGTGGTGACGATCGTAACATTGTGCCTCCGACGTATGCCACCGAACTTTTCGAGTTGAATGCCGCTGGTCTCGCGACTTTTCAGAAACGAGTCCAACAGGCTTTCCAGAGCGACGCCAAGTGCCTCCGCATGACGATTAACGCGCATGCCGCGGGCTCAGTCGCGGCGATCGGCGTTGACCTGATTGCCGCGAACGACGCGGATTTCGTGACCCAATCGCAGGCAATGGCGGATCTTCTTGCAGCTGCGCAGACTTCTCGCGGATACCCAGGCGGCCTGGTCGTAACGTTCGACGGAACTGTGGGGCACCCGGTGCGACGCTTCTTCGGCATCATGAAAGCCGAGATGCATGAGGCGTTTCTGAAAGGCGAGAATCTGCAGGCCAGTTTTGTGGACAGCGTCTTTCTCAGCCCGAAGACGAAGCTTTACAAGATCGGACTGTTCGTTGCTGCGGATGAGCCGCCTCGGGCGCTCCCCGGGGGCTGGAACGCGACCGTATACGACAGTCAGTTGACTGCGGCGGCCCGCGACGGCGCGGCACTTTATTTCCACGAGACGTTCCTCGGCCTAGCGTTTCCAGAAAACAGCGCCCAGCAAACTAAGCACTTCTACCAGAAGACGCGTGAGTTCATCGCCTCGGCGGCGCTGCCTGAGGAAGAGAAGGTTGATCTCTACAACGGTCTATATTCCTATTTGAAGCTCGACCGCGAGCCGACCGTTCAGGTGGCCACATTCGCCGAGCGCTTCATGTCGGAGGAAGTCGGGGACGACTATCAGCGACACATGCGCCGCGAGCGATTTCCTGAGGAGGCGATCCAGAAAGACATATCCGAAATCGCCGGTGGGATGCGCATCCGCAAGCTGCGGTTTGGTGGGCAGATTACCTTGTCGGGCCCGGCGCAGGCGATCAGCGATCAGGTGCAGGTCACACCGATCGATGGCCCGGAAGGGGAGCAGTGGACCCAGATCACCGTTCACAGTCGGCTGGAAAGCCAGCAGTGA
- a CDS encoding MmcB family DNA repair protein: protein MFSTSGMIESPASDASGNLADAEQTQKRSAHELPAQEREARAVARGIARLFARNNIWCLPEMPLRNGRRADLMGLDEKGRIVIVEIKVARADLLGDAKWPDYLDFCDRFFWGLPPHLDRSCLEQPEFLPERCGVIVADGYDAEILRPAPSLALAAARRKVEVERLARTALRRAVLSADPGLAALPQGN, encoded by the coding sequence ATGTTCTCTACTTCCGGGATGATCGAATCACCGGCCTCTGATGCATCCGGCAATCTGGCTGATGCAGAACAAACCCAAAAACGATCGGCACACGAACTGCCGGCGCAAGAACGGGAGGCCCGCGCCGTAGCTCGGGGAATCGCCCGGCTGTTCGCCCGCAACAACATCTGGTGCCTGCCGGAAATGCCCCTGCGCAATGGCAGGCGCGCCGATCTTATGGGACTGGACGAAAAAGGCCGGATTGTGATCGTCGAAATCAAGGTCGCCCGCGCGGACCTGCTGGGCGATGCGAAATGGCCGGATTATCTCGATTTCTGCGACCGGTTTTTCTGGGGACTGCCGCCGCATCTCGATCGGTCCTGCCTCGAACAGCCGGAATTCCTTCCCGAACGCTGCGGCGTGATCGTGGCCGATGGGTATGATGCGGAAATCCTGCGCCCGGCCCCCTCGCTCGCTCTGGCCGCCGCGCGCCGCAAGGTGGAAGTGGAACGCCTTGCCCGCACCGCGCTGCGCCGTGCCGTACTCTCCGCCGATCCCGGTCTGGCAGCGCTACCCCAAGGCAATTGA
- a CDS encoding PAS domain-containing protein gives MSGEAPPASIGQDERRMQVRAYNHWASLLGDRNFPPVEDLRPENLGDFGPFGVLLDFTSGIENPGIVFLGSELARECGADAEIERLSDVPSRSLLSRITDHYMQILANQAPIGFEAEFINQRGITILYRGILLPFSSDNDTIDFIYGVINWKELADSLATDELLLEIDQALDVDNAAVLPLVAEAPLTDWADGPAAEGMDGSESRPLIADDDILDLGTPLDDDDDEDAYHEGLPEPSFGQSVKPRSDGFASLADMLMPKGLREPGPQDSEMARLANSVLLDSDEEDEHSYYGDEGPFSYRQTPSAGPVDALLDSHSDDAHQGIEESRAAFAEVDETDMGLGDWLATARQMAETARNSEDRTRHALYAAIGKAYDFSLAATEAPAEFAELAAESGLTIQDRAPMTPVVKLVFGADYDKTRLTEYATALSHGHRLGLARGELGAFLSTAKGGLKAVVATERNLRRAESGKGDGETAQEKLVQKLRALEPIAFEAIEPDGSEFALIMVRRLETGEIIILGEVPEDIALLERAGRKLVE, from the coding sequence ATGAGCGGCGAAGCACCGCCCGCTTCGATCGGGCAAGACGAACGCCGCATGCAAGTGCGCGCCTACAATCACTGGGCAAGCCTTCTTGGCGACCGTAATTTCCCGCCGGTTGAAGATCTCCGACCGGAAAACCTGGGCGATTTCGGTCCGTTCGGCGTATTGCTCGATTTCACCTCGGGCATAGAAAACCCCGGCATCGTATTTCTCGGCAGCGAACTGGCCCGCGAATGCGGTGCCGATGCCGAGATAGAGCGCCTGTCCGATGTCCCCAGCCGGTCGCTCCTCTCGCGCATTACCGACCATTACATGCAGATTCTCGCCAATCAGGCCCCCATCGGCTTCGAGGCGGAATTTATCAACCAGCGCGGCATAACGATCCTATATCGCGGGATTCTGCTGCCGTTTTCCAGTGACAACGACACGATCGATTTCATCTACGGCGTTATCAACTGGAAAGAACTGGCTGATTCTCTGGCGACAGACGAACTGCTGCTGGAGATCGATCAGGCGCTTGATGTCGATAATGCAGCCGTTCTGCCTCTGGTTGCCGAAGCGCCGCTGACGGACTGGGCCGATGGCCCGGCCGCAGAAGGGATGGATGGCAGCGAAAGTCGCCCGCTCATTGCGGATGACGACATTCTCGATCTTGGCACACCGCTGGATGATGATGACGATGAAGACGCCTATCACGAGGGCCTCCCGGAACCGTCATTCGGCCAGAGTGTAAAGCCCCGCAGCGACGGATTTGCATCGCTGGCTGATATGCTTATGCCCAAGGGCCTGCGCGAACCGGGTCCGCAAGACAGCGAGATGGCGCGGCTCGCCAACAGCGTGCTGCTCGACTCCGATGAGGAGGACGAGCATAGCTATTATGGCGATGAAGGCCCCTTCAGTTATCGCCAGACACCATCAGCGGGGCCAGTCGATGCACTGCTAGACAGCCATTCGGACGACGCCCATCAGGGCATCGAGGAAAGTCGGGCCGCTTTCGCCGAAGTCGATGAAACCGATATGGGCCTGGGCGATTGGCTGGCGACCGCGCGGCAAATGGCCGAAACCGCGCGCAACAGCGAAGATCGCACACGCCATGCGCTCTATGCCGCAATTGGCAAGGCCTACGACTTTTCGCTGGCCGCAACCGAAGCTCCGGCAGAATTCGCCGAACTGGCAGCGGAATCTGGCCTGACGATACAGGACCGCGCACCGATGACACCGGTTGTGAAACTGGTATTCGGCGCGGACTACGACAAAACCCGTCTCACGGAATATGCCACGGCGTTGAGCCATGGGCACCGGCTGGGGCTTGCCCGCGGAGAACTGGGCGCCTTCCTTTCCACCGCCAAGGGCGGGCTAAAGGCCGTGGTGGCCACCGAACGCAACCTACGCCGCGCGGAAAGCGGCAAAGGCGACGGGGAAACTGCGCAGGAAAAGCTCGTTCAGAAGCTGCGCGCGCTCGAACCGATTGCCTTTGAGGCCATCGAACCGGACGGCAGCGAGTTCGCCCTGATCATGGTGCGCCGCTTGGAAACCGGAGAGATCATTATCCTCGGCGAAGTGCCGGAAGATATTGCCCTGCTTGAACGCGCGGGGCGCAAGCTTGTCGAATAA